One stretch of Hyphomicrobiales bacterium DNA includes these proteins:
- a CDS encoding GNAT family N-acetyltransferase, with protein sequence MPDLLVKLYDLPSERPSLPDGVTMRPVMAAEVSMVRDWIEENFSRGWADEFLKGAYAETTSSIIAMQDRKVIGFVCYDVSAIGMFGPTGVDKSQRGRGLGAALLFAALDAMIAKGHVYATIGWVGPIEFYEKLVGATLIEGSEKRYSGKLIQS encoded by the coding sequence ATGCCAGACTTACTTGTTAAACTCTACGACCTACCGAGCGAGCGTCCAAGCCTGCCGGATGGCGTAACTATGCGTCCCGTCATGGCCGCAGAAGTAAGCATGGTACGTGATTGGATTGAAGAAAACTTCAGTCGCGGCTGGGCCGATGAATTTCTTAAAGGGGCCTATGCGGAAACCACAAGCTCAATCATCGCGATGCAAGATCGAAAGGTCATAGGCTTTGTTTGCTATGACGTTTCAGCCATCGGCATGTTTGGCCCAACCGGCGTTGACAAATCACAGCGAGGCAGAGGTTTAGGAGCGGCTCTTTTGTTTGCAGCTCTTGATGCGATGATCGCAAAAGGGCATGTCTATGCCACCATTGGATGGGTGGGCCCGATCGAGTTTTATGAAAAACTTGTCGGCGCAACCCTTATTGAAGGTTCTGAGAAACGCTATAGCGGCAAGCTAATTCAATCTTAG
- a CDS encoding DMT family transporter, producing MATATIEATGDNTVSKGKGLIFVWIAIFIFASANSIVLLLFDVGAANPIHGRNPVSFCNVLFAGNIVACVTMYIFYRKQWTKEALAKLTSGDWWSLIILAIITGALVPSLMFLALTNSSVTNTILVGRIEPIFLIILSMVVLKEKADVWPTIGAAIAFLGVAFTFYLESGGTGFSFGKGEMQAAGAAVLTAISTIVAKVRLKNIPLGIFTVIRTGLGAIIFLGVTIYLLGLEHFIDLGSPLLWQLMLIYGAVIVVGGQYFWFVGIKSANTGDVSVASSFTPIAGVAFAFLLLGEEPSNAVLIGGGVIVLGILVGQIGNFKDKLPNIPLLSTKYLMEREREVNFKGV from the coding sequence ATGGCAACCGCAACAATCGAAGCAACAGGCGACAACACCGTGTCGAAAGGCAAGGGTTTGATTTTCGTCTGGATCGCAATTTTCATTTTTGCTTCAGCAAATTCAATCGTCTTGCTTCTGTTTGATGTTGGCGCTGCAAACCCAATTCATGGCCGCAACCCGGTTAGTTTTTGTAATGTTTTATTCGCAGGTAACATCGTTGCTTGTGTCACCATGTACATTTTTTATCGCAAACAATGGACGAAGGAAGCCTTAGCAAAGCTGACCTCTGGTGATTGGTGGAGCCTCATCATTTTAGCAATCATCACCGGCGCACTCGTTCCTTCTCTCATGTTTTTGGCGCTCACCAATTCAAGCGTAACAAACACTATTTTGGTCGGACGTATTGAGCCAATTTTCCTGATCATCCTGTCGATGGTTGTTTTGAAAGAAAAGGCTGATGTATGGCCTACCATCGGCGCAGCTATTGCGTTTCTTGGAGTTGCTTTCACTTTTTACCTTGAAAGCGGCGGCACTGGTTTTTCATTCGGCAAAGGCGAGATGCAAGCAGCAGGTGCTGCAGTGCTCACTGCCATCTCAACCATCGTTGCTAAGGTGCGATTGAAAAACATTCCACTTGGCATATTCACAGTCATCAGAACAGGTCTGGGCGCGATCATCTTCCTAGGCGTTACCATCTATCTATTGGGCCTAGAACATTTCATAGACCTTGGCAGTCCGCTCTTATGGCAGCTCATGCTCATCTACGGCGCAGTCATTGTTGTGGGTGGTCAATACTTCTGGTTTGTTGGGATCAAGTCTGCAAACACAGGCGATGTATCAGTAGCCTCTTCTTTCACTCCGATCGCAGGCGTTGCTTTTGCTTTCCTTCTTTTGGGCGAAGAGCCATCTAACGCTGTACTAATCGGCGGCGGTGTTATCGTTCTCGGTATTTTGGTTGGCCAAATTGGTAACTTCAAAGACAAGCTACCGAATATCCCACTCCTATCGACTAAGTATTTGATGGAACGCGAACGTGAGGTAAACTTCAAAGGCGTCTAA
- a CDS encoding enolase C-terminal domain-like protein, whose protein sequence is MNIKSFTIRAARLPMAEPHKTSSAIINVCPIVTVSVLTDEGVRGDGIIFTYADVFLSTVHTLATTIAPMLEGQDLSPSANTDMLHDRFKLLGTQGMMGMVLSGFNMALWDAKARAEGKALSSLLGGATQPVIPYANVGFDGVKGSAEGAGKFAASGFKAVKAKIGYETVADDLAVIRAMREAVGPNVELMVDYNQSLSIDEARTRLHALESESLAWVEEPILSHDFKNYAALQRETATPLQAGENWWGPSDFQTAFDLGTTGLIMPDAQKCGGVTGWMRIAKLAEQNNIKVSSHLWPELSAQLLSVTPTAHWLEYADWFNPVIREPLKIENGYAVTDNVIGTGVELNDDALATYAA, encoded by the coding sequence ATGAATATCAAATCCTTCACAATTCGTGCCGCTCGGCTTCCCATGGCCGAGCCGCATAAAACGTCATCGGCCATCATCAATGTATGTCCTATCGTCACGGTCTCAGTATTGACCGATGAGGGCGTGCGAGGTGATGGGATCATATTCACGTATGCCGATGTCTTTTTGAGCACAGTCCATACCCTAGCCACCACAATAGCTCCGATGCTTGAGGGTCAAGATCTAAGCCCCTCTGCCAACACCGACATGCTGCATGATCGGTTCAAGCTACTTGGCACACAAGGCATGATGGGCATGGTTCTATCGGGTTTTAACATGGCACTTTGGGATGCCAAGGCGCGCGCTGAAGGCAAAGCGCTTTCTTCTCTGCTTGGTGGTGCCACGCAACCCGTTATTCCCTATGCCAATGTTGGCTTTGATGGTGTGAAAGGTTCAGCTGAAGGCGCAGGGAAATTTGCAGCCAGCGGATTTAAAGCCGTAAAAGCAAAAATTGGTTATGAAACGGTCGCAGATGACCTCGCCGTTATTCGCGCCATGCGTGAAGCTGTCGGCCCCAATGTTGAGTTGATGGTCGACTACAATCAAAGCCTTTCAATTGATGAAGCCCGCACACGCCTTCATGCCCTTGAAAGCGAAAGCCTTGCATGGGTTGAAGAACCAATTCTGTCCCACGATTTTAAAAACTACGCAGCCCTTCAAAGAGAAACAGCCACACCGCTTCAAGCAGGCGAAAACTGGTGGGGGCCTTCTGATTTTCAAACAGCTTTTGACCTTGGCACAACAGGCCTCATCATGCCCGATGCACAAAAATGCGGTGGTGTTACGGGCTGGATGCGCATTGCAAAATTGGCTGAGCAAAACAATATCAAAGTCTCAAGCCATTTATGGCCAGAACTAAGCGCGCAATTATTGAGCGTAACACCAACTGCTCATTGGCTAGAATATGCTGATTGGTTTAATCCAGTGATCCGCGAGCCATTGAAAATTGAAAATGGCTACGCGGTAACAGATAATGTTATTGGCACCGGTGTCGAACTGAATGATGATGCGCTGGCAACCTATGCTGCCTAG
- a CDS encoding heme biosynthesis HemY N-terminal domain-containing protein has product MIGLVIFLVVVFLVAAGFAWLADQPGSLLVVRLGGFEFAEENLAIIAAIALGVLLAIIFVWIILTMVWKTPGSIGSFFRNRRREKGWQALAEGVIAVGSGDIGMAKRSAKNSIKYLPEEPVTQLLTAQAAQMEGKTDKAREAFEMMLEKPETKLLGLRGLYVEAEETGETEAARHFVEEAVSARPGVEWSGKALLNMQATEGDWEGALLTLHQNADSKLYTKKEAKRLRAVLLTGHAAELEEGGDPQKAKAKALEAHRLAPELVPAAVIAARVLARVGDLRKAAKIVETSWKLDTHPELIATYTQLRSGDSGLDRLKRAENLNNMKPNHPEGVMGVVRAKIDVQDWIGARKDLEGLLATEPTRNACLLMSEIEEGEFGDRGHVREWLSRAVRAPRDAAWTADGYVADEWAPFSPVTGELDAFEWRVPVENLDEEQDLQLEQIPSGPMELPVLEAASGVAIMNVANDDDVVDVIEDEASEVVANVANDEVAQTKDAEDLDTSEAEEPSSAEKSDTDEADETDAETEKEAADEPIIESEEVLEEKGEAAAEDEEAAASSNDEEQPKKKEDPINKPPIDDPGAKAEAEKPKKRFRLF; this is encoded by the coding sequence ATGATTGGTCTGGTAATATTTCTTGTCGTAGTCTTCTTGGTAGCAGCCGGTTTTGCTTGGCTTGCCGATCAACCAGGAAGTTTGCTTGTTGTTCGCCTTGGCGGATTTGAATTTGCCGAAGAGAATTTGGCAATAATTGCAGCGATTGCTCTTGGTGTCTTGCTGGCGATTATTTTCGTTTGGATAATCTTGACCATGGTCTGGAAGACGCCTGGAAGCATTGGTAGCTTCTTTAGGAACCGCCGCCGCGAAAAAGGTTGGCAGGCTTTGGCAGAAGGTGTCATTGCCGTCGGTTCTGGCGATATTGGCATGGCCAAACGATCAGCGAAAAACTCAATTAAATATTTGCCTGAAGAGCCCGTAACCCAACTCTTGACGGCGCAAGCAGCACAAATGGAGGGCAAAACGGATAAGGCTCGTGAGGCCTTTGAAATGATGCTTGAAAAACCGGAGACCAAACTATTGGGTCTGCGTGGGCTTTATGTAGAAGCAGAAGAAACCGGTGAAACTGAAGCAGCTCGGCACTTTGTTGAAGAAGCGGTTAGTGCGCGTCCTGGCGTTGAATGGTCTGGAAAAGCACTGTTGAACATGCAGGCAACGGAAGGTGATTGGGAAGGCGCTCTGCTAACCCTTCACCAAAATGCCGATTCTAAGCTTTATACGAAAAAAGAGGCAAAGCGTTTGCGTGCTGTCTTGTTGACAGGGCATGCAGCGGAACTGGAAGAGGGTGGTGATCCACAAAAAGCGAAGGCAAAAGCTTTAGAGGCGCATCGTCTTGCCCCTGAACTTGTACCGGCTGCAGTTATTGCCGCGCGTGTATTGGCTCGTGTTGGTGATCTTCGCAAAGCAGCAAAAATTGTTGAAACATCGTGGAAACTCGATACGCATCCTGAGTTGATTGCGACCTATACACAATTGCGTTCTGGCGATAGCGGTCTTGACCGTTTGAAACGTGCTGAAAACCTCAATAATATGAAACCTAATCACCCTGAAGGTGTGATGGGTGTTGTCCGTGCCAAGATTGATGTTCAAGATTGGATTGGCGCGCGTAAAGACCTTGAAGGCCTGCTCGCCACGGAACCGACAAGAAATGCTTGCTTGTTGATGTCTGAGATTGAAGAAGGTGAATTTGGTGATCGTGGCCATGTTCGCGAATGGTTGTCGCGTGCCGTGCGTGCGCCACGTGATGCAGCATGGACTGCTGATGGATATGTGGCGGATGAGTGGGCACCTTTCTCACCTGTAACCGGTGAATTGGATGCGTTTGAATGGCGTGTTCCGGTCGAAAACCTCGATGAAGAACAAGATCTCCAATTAGAGCAAATTCCATCTGGCCCAATGGAGCTTCCTGTTCTTGAGGCAGCAAGTGGTGTGGCCATCATGAATGTTGCCAATGACGATGATGTTGTTGATGTTATCGAAGATGAGGCAAGCGAAGTTGTTGCTAATGTAGCAAATGATGAAGTTGCGCAAACCAAAGACGCTGAGGACTTAGATACCTCTGAAGCGGAAGAACCAAGCAGCGCTGAAAAATCTGATACTGATGAGGCGGATGAAACGGACGCCGAAACAGAAAAAGAAGCGGCTGACGAACCGATTATCGAGAGCGAAGAAGTGCTTGAAGAAAAGGGTGAAGCTGCGGCTGAGGACGAAGAGGCTGCTGCTTCTTCTAACGATGAAGAACAGCCAAAGAAAAAAGAAGACCCGATCAACAAGCCGCCTATTGATGATCCAGGCGCGAAAGCTGAAGCAGAGAAACCGAAAAAGCGTTTCCGTCTGTTTTAA
- a CDS encoding uroporphyrinogen-III synthase yields the protein MRVLVTRPEPDASLTAERLRAAGYEVLVAPMLETVFLNEPLDDMHTGDFVVTSRNGVRALAKVADEETRETRTLYTVGDATAALARGFGFKHIRSASGAVDQLVDLIGPARSDDRAGLIYVCGRDRKGRLEDKLKANGWQVDVAVRYYSDSVDHLSPDILTAIESETIDAVLLYSNRTAEAFEGVIKRYKISQLTNSIKFFCLAKGIESVFDRYGKIQLIVVEHPNEQSMFDALAHYQNRG from the coding sequence ATGCGTGTACTCGTCACCAGACCAGAACCCGATGCCAGTTTAACAGCTGAGCGCCTACGGGCCGCAGGGTATGAGGTGTTGGTTGCGCCGATGTTGGAAACAGTTTTTTTAAACGAACCGCTTGATGATATGCACACGGGTGATTTTGTTGTCACAAGCCGAAATGGTGTGCGGGCGTTAGCTAAGGTTGCAGACGAAGAAACCCGCGAAACAAGAACCCTTTATACTGTGGGCGATGCAACAGCAGCTTTGGCGCGTGGTTTCGGGTTCAAACATATTCGCTCTGCTTCAGGTGCTGTCGATCAATTGGTTGATTTGATCGGTCCTGCTCGCTCGGATGATCGTGCGGGCCTCATTTATGTTTGTGGGCGAGATCGCAAAGGAAGGCTTGAAGATAAGCTAAAGGCAAATGGTTGGCAGGTAGATGTTGCTGTTCGTTATTACAGTGATAGCGTCGATCATCTCTCACCCGATATTTTGACGGCGATTGAAAGTGAAACAATCGACGCAGTTCTGCTCTATTCAAACCGCACTGCTGAGGCATTTGAGGGTGTGATTAAACGATATAAAATAAGTCAATTGACTAACTCAATAAAGTTTTTCTGCCTTGCCAAAGGCATTGAATCTGTGTTCGATAGGTATGGAAAAATACAGCTTATTGTTGTAGAGCATCCAAATGAACAATCTATGTTCGATGCTTTGGCGCATTATCAAAACCGTGGTTAA
- the hemC gene encoding hydroxymethylbilane synthase, with product MNPTSFSSNSPLKIGTRGSDLALAQAREVRSLLMAAHAMEENAFSITVIKTTGDIVVDRPLSEIGGKGLFTKEIEQALIDGDIDIAVHSSKDMPTTLPNGLVLDVFLPREDTRDAFICEKASGLDGLAQGAVIGSSSLRRQAQLLRYRSDFKVIMFRGNVQTRLRKLADGVAEATLLAAAGLSRLGMSHIVADYLDEGAFLPACAQGAIGIETRDGDDVTQNFIAPLHDAGTAAAVQCERAFLKVLDGSCRTPIAGIARIEGDALSFKGEVLRPDGSESFPIDGSGSIADAVAIGEEAGLRLKSQLSDDFVQSLHQR from the coding sequence ATGAATCCGACATCTTTCTCATCCAACTCCCCTTTAAAAATTGGAACCCGTGGCAGCGACCTTGCTTTGGCACAGGCGCGTGAAGTGCGAAGTCTGTTAATGGCAGCGCACGCAATGGAGGAAAATGCGTTCTCTATTACGGTTATCAAGACCACGGGCGATATTGTTGTCGACCGTCCCTTGTCTGAGATTGGTGGTAAAGGGCTTTTCACCAAAGAGATTGAGCAAGCGCTGATTGATGGCGATATTGATATTGCGGTTCACTCTTCCAAGGATATGCCGACAACTCTGCCAAATGGCTTGGTGCTTGATGTGTTCTTGCCGCGTGAAGATACGCGCGACGCCTTCATTTGCGAAAAGGCAAGCGGGCTTGATGGTTTGGCTCAAGGGGCGGTGATTGGTTCATCTTCTTTGCGCCGCCAGGCGCAACTGTTGCGCTATCGCTCTGATTTCAAGGTGATTATGTTTCGCGGCAATGTTCAAACTCGTTTGCGTAAACTGGCAGATGGCGTGGCTGAGGCAACATTGTTGGCGGCTGCTGGCCTTAGTCGGTTGGGTATGTCGCATATTGTGGCTGATTATCTTGATGAGGGAGCGTTCTTGCCTGCCTGTGCTCAAGGGGCGATTGGAATTGAAACGCGCGATGGTGACGATGTGACGCAAAACTTCATCGCACCGCTTCACGATGCTGGAACGGCGGCTGCAGTTCAGTGTGAGCGCGCTTTCTTGAAAGTGCTCGATGGATCATGCCGAACCCCGATTGCAGGCATTGCGCGCATCGAGGGTGATGCACTTTCTTTCAAAGGAGAAGTGCTTCGGCCTGATGGTTCTGAGAGTTTCCCGATTGATGGTTCGGGAAGCATTGCCGATGCTGTTGCGATTGGTGAGGAAGCGGGGCTTCGGCTGAAATCGCAGTTGAGCGATGATTTCGTGCAAAGCCTCCACCAGCGTTAA
- the tsaD gene encoding tRNA (adenosine(37)-N6)-threonylcarbamoyltransferase complex transferase subunit TsaD, with translation MSDFTKLKHSKRPAPNASNPLVLALESSCDETAASVLCRHDDGTSHILSNVVLSQIEEHAAFGGVVPEIAARAHVEAIDGVIAAALNDAKIKAQDLDAIAATAGPGLNGGLLIATMTGKAMAHALAVPFYPINHLEGHALTARLTDNVAFPYVLLLVSGGHTQILLVHGVGNYERIATTIDDALGEAFDKTAKMLGLDYPGGPAVEQMAKAGDEARFNFPRPMQHHETLNLSLSGLKTAVRLAAEKHAPLTDQDVSDICASFQQAVSDILKNRIERTLALFKEQFPNQKKPTLVVAGGVAANQKIRSTLEKLCETEGFSLSAPPLKLCTDNAAMIGWAALERIALGESGDLSFTPRPRWPLDEESSTVVGKGKRGPKV, from the coding sequence ATGTCCGATTTCACAAAACTTAAACATTCAAAACGACCTGCGCCCAATGCGAGCAATCCACTTGTTCTGGCTTTAGAATCAAGTTGCGACGAAACCGCAGCCAGTGTTCTTTGCCGCCATGACGACGGAACGAGCCATATTTTGTCCAATGTCGTGTTGAGCCAAATCGAAGAACACGCAGCTTTTGGTGGTGTCGTACCCGAAATTGCGGCACGCGCGCATGTGGAAGCCATTGATGGCGTGATTGCTGCCGCTTTGAATGATGCCAAAATCAAGGCCCAAGACCTCGACGCCATCGCCGCCACCGCAGGCCCCGGCCTTAATGGTGGATTGTTGATTGCCACGATGACAGGCAAGGCAATGGCTCATGCATTGGCCGTGCCGTTTTATCCAATCAATCATTTGGAAGGCCACGCTCTTACAGCGCGGCTAACAGACAATGTTGCTTTTCCTTATGTGTTACTTTTGGTTTCTGGCGGCCATACGCAAATTTTGCTCGTTCATGGCGTCGGCAATTACGAGCGCATTGCCACAACAATTGATGATGCACTGGGTGAGGCCTTTGATAAAACCGCTAAAATGCTAGGGCTAGATTATCCAGGCGGTCCGGCTGTGGAACAAATGGCAAAAGCAGGGGATGAAGCGCGTTTTAACTTCCCTCGCCCCATGCAACACCATGAAACATTAAACCTGTCATTATCTGGCCTTAAAACAGCTGTTCGATTGGCCGCAGAAAAACACGCCCCTTTAACAGACCAAGACGTCAGCGATATTTGCGCGTCTTTCCAGCAAGCGGTCAGTGATATTTTAAAAAATCGGATCGAACGCACTTTGGCACTTTTTAAAGAACAATTTCCTAACCAGAAAAAACCAACGCTCGTGGTAGCTGGTGGGGTTGCAGCCAATCAGAAAATCAGATCAACACTTGAAAAACTTTGCGAGACGGAAGGTTTTTCACTCTCCGCACCACCGTTGAAGCTATGCACGGACAATGCGGCGATGATTGGCTGGGCGGCATTGGAACGCATCGCGCTTGGTGAAAGTGGCGACTTATCATTTACCCCTCGCCCGCGCTGGCCGCTTGATGAAGAAAGCAGCACAGTGGTTGGCAAGGGCAAACGAGGGCCAAAAGTATGA
- a CDS encoding NAD(P)H-dependent glycerol-3-phosphate dehydrogenase, translating to MKRISVIGGGAWGTALAAHLARAGKAPQLWARSEELVADVNDNQKNERYLSGITLPAGIQATTSLVDIKGTELALVVIPTQSLRTILEDAKPHLSNDATILLCAKGIEKTTGKRTSDIAAEVMPNNPIAALSGPSFAHDVARGLPTAVTLAAPTLAMATTLSEAISSQGLRTYASDDVIGAELGGALKNVIALAVGMARARRLGASAEAALTTRGFTELSRIASHFGAKPETLMGLSCLGDLMLTCSSPQSRNFAYGMAVGNGEDLTQLKLAEGVHTTSIAAKLCKDAGISTPIIDAIDAVLSEALPIDEAMRKLMQRPLKAELG from the coding sequence ATGAAGCGAATTTCAGTTATTGGAGGCGGCGCTTGGGGCACAGCCCTTGCCGCCCATCTAGCGCGCGCAGGCAAAGCCCCGCAACTATGGGCGCGGTCTGAAGAACTTGTGGCTGATGTAAATGATAACCAGAAGAATGAGCGCTATCTTTCAGGCATAACTCTGCCAGCGGGCATCCAAGCCACGACTAGCCTCGTAGACATCAAAGGCACCGAGCTTGCTCTTGTTGTCATCCCAACCCAATCGCTACGCACTATCTTAGAAGATGCAAAACCGCACCTTTCAAACGACGCGACAATTCTGCTCTGTGCAAAGGGCATTGAGAAAACTACCGGTAAACGCACGAGCGATATTGCGGCTGAAGTCATGCCCAATAATCCAATCGCGGCTTTGTCAGGCCCAAGCTTTGCCCATGATGTAGCGCGTGGCCTTCCTACAGCGGTCACCTTGGCGGCACCAACATTGGCAATGGCAACGACCCTATCTGAGGCTATCTCAAGCCAAGGGCTTCGCACTTATGCCTCTGATGATGTTATCGGTGCCGAACTTGGCGGTGCGCTTAAAAACGTCATCGCGCTTGCCGTTGGTATGGCGCGGGCAAGAAGGCTTGGTGCAAGTGCAGAAGCAGCCCTTACAACACGTGGTTTTACAGAGCTTTCCCGTATCGCCAGCCACTTCGGTGCGAAGCCTGAAACGCTGATGGGACTTTCGTGCCTCGGCGATTTGATGCTGACATGCTCCAGCCCCCAATCGCGAAATTTTGCTTATGGCATGGCTGTCGGTAACGGCGAAGACCTTACACAGCTAAAACTTGCCGAAGGCGTTCACACAACATCAATTGCGGCTAAGCTCTGCAAAGATGCGGGCATATCAACCCCAATTATTGACGCAATTGATGCGGTTTTGAGTGAAGCCTTGCCAATTGATGAAGCGATGAGAAAACTCATGCAGCGCCCTTTAAAAGCTGAGCTAGGCTGA